In Deinococcus maricopensis DSM 21211, one genomic interval encodes:
- a CDS encoding AraC family transcriptional regulator, producing the protein MDHPTPVQHTPASDDLLSEILTPLRLQGVFVSHWQMSGAWGVYGEREPCALIHYMLRGEATIDLGPAGRTTLHAGDLALFPLGEPHAIGAPHCLTPLPLHAALPDRSVGGVSTLRLGPATPDADAEMLCVGLHYETEGILPLYELLPDLLTLRRAHIQQDPLLHALLQNLTQEAIARQEGRGLILLRGFELVYLAGLRHSLKNAPASSPINQLTHHAGLSRALIAIYREYAQRWNVTSLAERAGMSRSSFCAKFRALLGESPGRHLMRRRVMEARRLLLTTTLTHDEIADAVGYESAVGLYLAFRSVLNVTPGEVRSAPRALDASSA; encoded by the coding sequence ATGGATCATCCAACCCCGGTGCAGCACACCCCCGCCTCGGACGACCTCCTCAGCGAAATTCTCACGCCGCTGCGCCTGCAGGGGGTGTTCGTCAGCCACTGGCAGATGAGCGGCGCGTGGGGCGTGTACGGCGAGCGCGAACCGTGCGCGCTCATCCACTACATGCTGCGCGGCGAGGCCACCATCGACCTCGGCCCGGCCGGACGCACCACCCTGCACGCCGGCGACCTCGCGCTGTTCCCCCTGGGCGAACCGCACGCCATTGGCGCGCCCCACTGCCTCACGCCCCTACCCCTGCACGCGGCCCTCCCGGACCGTTCCGTGGGCGGCGTCAGCACCCTGCGGCTCGGCCCCGCCACGCCCGACGCGGACGCCGAGATGCTCTGCGTCGGCCTGCACTACGAAACCGAAGGGATCCTCCCGCTGTACGAGCTGCTCCCGGACCTGCTCACGCTCCGCCGCGCGCACATCCAGCAGGACCCGCTGCTGCACGCGCTCCTGCAGAACCTCACGCAGGAAGCCATCGCGCGTCAGGAGGGCCGCGGGCTGATCCTGCTGCGCGGGTTCGAGCTGGTGTACCTCGCGGGCCTGCGCCACAGCCTCAAGAACGCCCCGGCGTCCAGCCCCATCAACCAGCTCACCCACCACGCGGGCCTTTCCCGCGCGCTGATCGCCATCTACCGCGAGTACGCGCAGCGCTGGAACGTCACCAGCCTCGCGGAACGCGCCGGCATGTCCCGCTCGTCGTTCTGCGCGAAATTCCGCGCGCTGCTCGGCGAGTCCCCAGGGCGGCACCTGATGCGCCGCCGCGTCATGGAGGCGCGGCGGCTGCTGCTCACCACCACGCTCACGCACGACGAGATCGCCGACGCGGTCGGGTACGAGAGCGCTGTCGGCCTGTACCTCGCGTTCCGGTCCGTCCTGAACGTTACGCCCGGCGAGGTGCGCAGCGCCCCCCGCGCGCTCGACGCGTCGAGCGCCTGA